One Streptomyces sp. V4I8 genomic window carries:
- a CDS encoding histidine phosphatase family protein, which yields MGDLLLVRHGETEWSRSGQHTSWTDLPLTQAGEEQAKTLAPLLSGRSFSLALTSPLRRAVRTAELAGVSAAVPDPDLHEWDYGGYEGVTTDTIHRSRPDWYLWTDGVPPGPDGHPGESPSEVGARADRVLSRVDVALLDGDVVLVAHGHFLRVVTARRLGLAPSDGRLFQLATGTVSRLSTEHGRPVIAVGAPPRP from the coding sequence GTGGGGGATCTCCTACTGGTCCGCCACGGTGAGACGGAGTGGAGCAGGTCGGGACAGCACACCAGCTGGACCGACCTGCCCCTCACCCAGGCCGGCGAGGAACAGGCCAAGACCCTGGCTCCGCTCCTCTCCGGCCGTTCCTTCTCCCTGGCCCTCACCAGTCCGCTGCGCCGCGCGGTCCGCACCGCCGAACTCGCGGGCGTGTCCGCGGCCGTACCGGACCCGGACCTGCATGAATGGGACTACGGCGGCTACGAGGGCGTCACCACCGACACCATCCACCGCTCCCGCCCCGACTGGTACCTGTGGACCGACGGAGTGCCGCCCGGACCGGACGGTCACCCCGGCGAGTCCCCGTCCGAGGTGGGGGCCCGCGCCGACCGGGTGCTGTCCCGGGTGGACGTGGCGCTGCTCGACGGCGATGTCGTCCTCGTCGCCCACGGGCACTTCCTGCGCGTGGTGACGGCCCGTCGGCTGGGGCTGGCCCCGTCGGACGGGCGGCTGTTCCAGCTGGCCACGGGCACGGTGAGCCGCCTGTCGACGGAGCATGGGCGTCCCGTGATCGCCGTGGGGGCACCCCCACGCCCTTGA
- the gnd gene encoding phosphogluconate dehydrogenase (NAD(+)-dependent, decarboxylating): MQIGLVGLGKMGGNMRERLRNAGHTVVGYDTNPELSDVASLADLVDQLDAPRTVWVMVPAGHPTQLVIDQLGSLLKPYDTVVDGGNSRWTDDEKHAQELSKHGIGFVDAGVSGGVWGLKNGYALMVGGEKEHVDRLKPIFEALKPEGPYGYVHAGKVGAGHFAKMVHNGIEYAMMQAYAEGWELLEKVESVDNVREVFRSWQEGTVIRSWLLDLAVNALDEDEHLEKLKGFAQDSGEGRWTVEAAIDHAVPLPAITTSLFARFASRQDDSPQMKMIAALRNQFGGHAVESKE; the protein is encoded by the coding sequence ATGCAGATCGGCCTTGTTGGTCTCGGCAAGATGGGCGGCAACATGCGCGAGCGTCTGCGCAACGCCGGCCACACCGTCGTCGGCTACGACACCAACCCCGAACTGTCCGACGTCGCGAGCCTGGCCGACCTCGTCGACCAGCTCGACGCGCCGCGCACGGTCTGGGTCATGGTCCCGGCCGGCCACCCCACCCAGCTCGTGATCGACCAGCTGGGCAGCCTCCTCAAGCCGTACGACACGGTGGTCGACGGCGGCAACTCCCGGTGGACGGACGACGAGAAGCACGCCCAGGAGCTGAGCAAGCACGGCATCGGCTTCGTCGACGCGGGCGTCTCCGGCGGCGTGTGGGGCCTGAAGAACGGCTACGCCCTGATGGTGGGCGGCGAGAAGGAGCACGTCGACCGGCTCAAGCCGATCTTCGAGGCGCTCAAGCCGGAGGGGCCGTACGGCTATGTCCACGCGGGCAAGGTGGGCGCCGGGCACTTCGCGAAGATGGTCCACAACGGCATCGAGTACGCCATGATGCAGGCCTACGCCGAGGGCTGGGAGCTGCTGGAGAAGGTCGAGTCGGTGGACAACGTCCGGGAGGTCTTCCGCTCCTGGCAGGAGGGCACGGTCATCCGTTCCTGGCTGCTGGACCTCGCGGTCAACGCCCTCGACGAGGACGAGCACCTGGAGAAGCTGAAGGGCTTCGCGCAGGACTCCGGCGAGGGACGCTGGACCGTGGAAGCCGCCATCGACCACGCGGTGCCGCTCCCGGCGATCACCACCTCGCTCTTCGCGCGGTTCGCGTCCCGCCAGGACGACTCCCCGCAGATGAAGATGATCGCGGCGCTGCGCAACCAGTTCGGCGGGCACGCCGTCGAGTCGAAGGAGTAG
- the pgi gene encoding glucose-6-phosphate isomerase yields the protein MSDSLSGSPSASPSGTPRLTRRPEWAALEDHRADALQRPRLRELFAADPSRAERYVVRVGDLRLDYSKHLITDETLALLRELAVATDVFGLRDAMFRGERINVTEDRAVLHTALRAPREAVIEVDGENVVPRVHAVLDKMSAFADRVRSGEWTGHTGRRIRNVVNIGIGGSDLGPAMAYEALRPFTARELTFRFVSNVDGADLHEAVRDLDPAETLFIVASKTFTTIETITNATSARSWLLAGLGGEDKAVAKHFVALSTNAEKVTDFGIDPDNMFEFWDWVGGRYSYDSAIGLSLMIAIGPDRFREMLDGFHTVDEHFRTAPAEANAPLILGLLGIWYGNFFDAESHAVLPYSHYLSKFTAYLQQLDMESNGKSVDRDGQVVGWETGPVVWGTPGTNGQHAYYQLIHQGTRLIPADLIGFARPVAELSDELKAQHDLLMANLFAQGQALAFGKTADEVRAEGVPEEQVPHRTFLGNHPTTTILAPELTPSVLGQLVALYEHKVFVQGAVWNIDSFDQWGVELGKVLAKRVEPALTTGAEVPGLDPSTAALVAAYRSLKNASDAQGVQREVN from the coding sequence ATGTCTGACTCGCTGTCCGGCTCGCCGTCCGCATCGCCGTCCGGCACCCCGCGGCTCACCCGGCGCCCCGAGTGGGCGGCCCTGGAGGACCACCGCGCGGACGCGCTGCAGCGCCCGCGGCTGCGTGAGCTGTTCGCGGCCGATCCCTCCCGCGCCGAGCGGTACGTCGTACGCGTCGGTGATCTGCGCCTCGACTACTCCAAGCACCTGATCACCGACGAGACGCTCGCCCTGCTGCGGGAACTGGCCGTCGCGACCGACGTCTTCGGGCTGCGGGACGCGATGTTCCGCGGCGAGCGGATCAACGTCACCGAGGACCGGGCCGTGCTGCACACCGCGCTGCGGGCGCCGCGCGAGGCCGTGATCGAGGTGGACGGCGAGAACGTCGTGCCCAGGGTGCACGCGGTGCTCGACAAGATGAGCGCGTTCGCGGACCGCGTCCGCTCCGGCGAGTGGACCGGCCACACGGGCCGTCGTATCCGCAATGTGGTCAACATCGGTATCGGCGGCTCCGACCTCGGGCCCGCGATGGCGTACGAAGCGCTTCGACCGTTCACCGCACGGGAGTTGACGTTCCGGTTCGTGTCCAACGTCGACGGCGCCGACCTCCACGAGGCGGTCCGTGACCTGGACCCGGCGGAGACGCTGTTCATCGTCGCGTCCAAGACGTTCACCACCATCGAGACGATCACCAACGCCACCTCGGCCCGCTCCTGGCTGCTGGCCGGGCTGGGCGGCGAGGACAAGGCGGTCGCCAAGCACTTCGTCGCACTGTCGACGAACGCCGAGAAGGTGACGGACTTCGGCATCGACCCGGACAACATGTTCGAGTTCTGGGACTGGGTCGGCGGCCGCTACTCCTACGACTCGGCGATCGGCCTGTCCCTGATGATCGCCATCGGCCCGGACCGCTTCCGGGAGATGCTCGACGGCTTCCACACCGTCGACGAGCACTTCCGCACCGCGCCCGCCGAGGCCAACGCCCCGCTGATCCTGGGCCTGCTCGGCATCTGGTACGGCAATTTCTTCGACGCCGAGTCGCACGCTGTGCTGCCGTACTCGCACTACCTGTCGAAGTTCACGGCGTATCTCCAGCAGCTCGACATGGAGTCCAACGGCAAGTCGGTCGACCGCGACGGCCAGGTCGTGGGCTGGGAGACCGGTCCGGTGGTGTGGGGCACACCCGGCACCAACGGGCAGCACGCCTACTACCAGTTGATCCACCAGGGCACGCGGCTGATCCCGGCCGACCTGATCGGCTTCGCCCGTCCGGTCGCCGAACTGAGCGACGAACTCAAGGCGCAGCACGACCTGTTGATGGCGAACCTCTTCGCACAGGGCCAGGCGCTCGCCTTCGGCAAGACCGCGGACGAGGTGCGCGCGGAGGGTGTTCCCGAGGAGCAGGTCCCGCACCGCACCTTCCTCGGCAACCACCCCACCACCACGATCCTCGCCCCCGAGCTGACCCCGTCGGTCCTCGGCCAGCTGGTCGCCCTCTACGAGCACAAGGTCTTCGTGCAGGGCGCCGTGTGGAACATCGACTCCTTCGACCAGTGGGGCGTCGAGCTGGGCAAGGTCCTCGCCAAGCGCGTCGAGCCCGCCCTCACCACAGGGGCCGAGGTCCCCGGTCTCGACCCGTCCACCGCCGCCCTCGTGGCCGCGTACCGCTCGCTCAAGAACGCATCGGACGCGCAGGGCGTCCAGAGGGAAGTGAACTGA
- the opcA gene encoding glucose-6-phosphate dehydrogenase assembly protein OpcA: MKIDLTDTTASKINKALVQGRRAIGTPAVGMVLTMVIVTDEENAYDSIKAAEEASHEHPARTLVVIKRHARTPRDRTRAHLDAEVRVGADAGTGETVVLRMYGEVSEHADSVVLPLLLPDAPVVVWWPVDAPDNPAKDPLGALAQRRITDLYTTESPLVDLEARARSYAPGDTDLAWTRLTPWRSMLAAALDQARVPIISAVVEAEADNPAAELLARWLEARLHVTAERVVTAGPVVTGVRLGTENGEIVIDRPEGPLATLSLPDQPSRTLALKVRTTAELIAEELRRLDADEMYAIALRGEATKETPDHV, from the coding sequence ATGAAGATCGACCTGACCGACACCACGGCAAGCAAGATCAACAAGGCGCTGGTGCAGGGCCGCCGCGCGATCGGCACGCCGGCCGTGGGCATGGTCCTGACGATGGTGATCGTCACGGACGAGGAGAACGCGTATGACTCGATCAAGGCGGCCGAGGAGGCCTCGCACGAGCACCCCGCCCGCACCCTGGTCGTGATCAAGCGGCACGCCCGCACCCCGCGCGACCGCACCCGCGCGCACCTCGACGCCGAGGTCCGGGTGGGCGCCGACGCCGGCACCGGCGAGACGGTCGTGCTGCGGATGTACGGCGAGGTGTCCGAGCACGCCGACTCGGTGGTGCTGCCGCTGCTGCTGCCGGACGCGCCGGTCGTCGTGTGGTGGCCGGTGGACGCGCCGGACAACCCCGCGAAGGACCCGCTGGGCGCGCTGGCCCAGCGCCGGATCACCGACCTTTACACCACCGAGAGCCCGCTGGTGGACCTGGAGGCCCGGGCCCGCTCCTACGCGCCCGGCGACACCGACCTCGCCTGGACCCGGCTCACCCCGTGGCGCTCCATGCTCGCCGCGGCCCTGGACCAGGCCCGGGTGCCGATCATCTCGGCCGTCGTGGAGGCCGAGGCCGACAACCCGGCCGCGGAGCTGTTGGCCCGCTGGCTGGAGGCCCGCCTCCACGTCACCGCCGAGCGGGTCGTCACCGCCGGGCCGGTCGTCACCGGGGTGCGCCTGGGCACCGAGAACGGCGAGATCGTCATCGACCGCCCGGAGGGCCCGCTGGCCACGCTTTCCCTGCCGGACCAGCCGTCCCGCACGCTGGCGCTGAAGGTCCGCACCACCGCCGAACTCATCGCCGAGGAGCTCAGGCGCCTCGACGCGGACGAGATGTACGCCATCGCCCTGCGGGGCGAGGCCACCAAGGAGACCCCTGACCATGTCTGA
- the zwf gene encoding glucose-6-phosphate dehydrogenase, producing MISDWDNPLRDARDRRLPRIAGPSGLVIFGVTGDLSRKKLMPAVYDLANRGMLPPGFSLVGFARRDWEDQDFAQVVHDSVREHARTEFREEVWQQLSEGMRFIPGAFDDDEAFEQLRSTVDELDKARGTSGNYAFYLSVPPKFFPNVVQQLKKHGLADAPEGSWRRAVIEKPFGHDLTSARELNAIVHDVFDPEQVFRIDHYLGKETVQNILALRFANQMFEPIWHRSYVDHVQITMAEDIGIGGRAGYYDGIGSARDVIQNHLLQLMALTAMEEPAAFDAASLLTEKLKVLKAVKLPEDLGKHTVRGQYAASWQGGEQVVGYLQEDGIDRRSKTDTYAAVKLNVDNRRWAGVPFYLRTGKRLGRRVTEIAVVFQRAPHSPFDSTATEELGQNAIVIRVQPDEGMTVRFGSKVPGTSMEIRDVTMDFAYGESFTESSPEAYERLILDVLLGDANLFPRHQEVEESWKILDPIEEYWDTHGKPAQYASGSWGPEEADEMLARDGRSWRRP from the coding sequence ATGATCTCCGACTGGGACAACCCCCTGCGGGATGCGCGCGACCGCCGTCTGCCCCGGATCGCGGGCCCGTCCGGGCTAGTCATCTTCGGGGTCACCGGCGACCTGTCCCGCAAGAAGCTGATGCCGGCCGTGTACGACCTCGCCAACCGCGGCATGCTGCCGCCGGGCTTCTCCCTCGTCGGGTTCGCCCGCCGGGACTGGGAGGACCAGGACTTCGCGCAGGTCGTGCACGACTCGGTGCGCGAGCACGCCCGTACGGAGTTCCGCGAGGAGGTCTGGCAGCAGCTCTCCGAGGGCATGCGGTTCATCCCGGGTGCCTTCGACGACGACGAGGCGTTCGAGCAGCTGCGCAGCACCGTCGACGAGCTCGACAAGGCCCGCGGTACGAGCGGCAACTACGCCTTCTATCTCTCCGTACCGCCGAAGTTCTTCCCGAACGTCGTGCAGCAGCTGAAGAAGCACGGGCTGGCGGACGCCCCCGAGGGGTCCTGGCGGCGGGCGGTCATCGAGAAGCCGTTCGGCCACGACCTCACGAGCGCCCGTGAGCTGAACGCGATCGTGCACGACGTGTTCGACCCGGAGCAGGTCTTCCGGATCGACCACTACCTGGGCAAGGAGACCGTCCAGAACATCCTGGCGCTGCGGTTCGCCAACCAGATGTTCGAGCCGATCTGGCACCGGTCGTATGTCGACCACGTACAGATCACGATGGCCGAGGACATCGGCATCGGCGGCCGGGCGGGCTACTACGACGGCATCGGCTCGGCCCGTGACGTCATCCAGAACCACCTGCTCCAGCTGATGGCGCTGACCGCCATGGAGGAGCCGGCCGCCTTCGACGCCGCCTCGCTGCTCACCGAGAAGCTGAAGGTGCTCAAGGCGGTGAAACTGCCGGAGGACCTGGGCAAGCACACCGTGCGCGGGCAGTACGCGGCGAGCTGGCAGGGCGGCGAGCAGGTCGTCGGGTACCTCCAGGAGGACGGCATCGACCGGCGGTCGAAGACCGACACGTACGCCGCCGTCAAGCTGAACGTCGACAACCGGCGCTGGGCGGGCGTGCCGTTCTATCTGCGCACCGGAAAGCGGCTCGGGCGGCGGGTCACCGAGATCGCGGTCGTCTTCCAGCGGGCGCCGCACTCCCCCTTCGACTCCACGGCCACCGAGGAGCTGGGCCAGAACGCGATCGTCATCCGCGTCCAGCCGGACGAGGGCATGACGGTGCGGTTCGGGTCCAAGGTGCCGGGCACCTCCATGGAGATCCGGGACGTGACGATGGACTTCGCCTACGGAGAGTCGTTCACGGAGTCCAGTCCGGAGGCGTACGAGCGGCTCATCCTGGATGTCCTCCTCGGTGACGCCAATTTGTTCCCCCGTCACCAGGAAGTGGAAGAGTCCTGGAAGATCCTCGACCCGATCGAGGAGTACTGGGACACCCACGGCAAGCCGGCGCAGTACGCGTCCGGGAGCTGGGGACCCGAGGAAGCCGACGAGATGCTCGCACGAGACGGACGGAGCTGGCGCAGGCCATGA
- the tal gene encoding transaldolase, with amino-acid sequence MIAVSTEATATTSTAGSLKRLADEGVSIWLDDLSRKRIESGNLAELIANKNVVGVTTNPSIFQAAIGSGEGYEEQLADLAVRGVTVDEAVRMMTTADVRAAADILRPVYDATDGRDGRVSIEVDPRLAHNTAATIAEARQLAWLVDRPNVMIKIPATKAGLPAITEVIAQGISVNVTLIFSLERYREVMDAYLAGLEKAAAQGLDLSAIHSVASFFVSRVDSEIDKRLTAIGTDEALALKGRAALANARLAYEAYEDGFGSAGNSARGGDRWTALTGAKANKQRPLWASTGVKDPAYKSTLYVDELVAPGTVNTMPEATLDATADHGDITGDTVTGGYAQARADLAAVEALGISYDEVVTRLEEEGVTKFEVAWQDLLDAVKKSLGSKGADAE; translated from the coding sequence ATGATCGCAGTGAGCACCGAAGCAACCGCTACCACCTCGACCGCGGGCAGCCTCAAGCGCCTTGCCGACGAAGGCGTCTCGATCTGGCTGGACGACCTGTCGCGCAAGCGCATCGAGTCGGGCAACCTCGCCGAGCTGATCGCGAACAAGAACGTCGTCGGCGTCACCACCAACCCCTCGATCTTCCAGGCCGCCATCGGCTCGGGTGAGGGCTACGAGGAGCAGCTCGCCGACCTCGCGGTGCGGGGCGTCACGGTCGACGAGGCCGTGCGCATGATGACGACCGCCGACGTGCGCGCCGCCGCCGACATCCTGCGGCCCGTGTACGACGCCACCGACGGCCGGGACGGCCGGGTCTCCATCGAGGTCGACCCGCGGCTCGCCCACAACACGGCGGCCACCATCGCCGAGGCCCGGCAGCTGGCCTGGCTGGTCGACCGGCCCAACGTCATGATCAAGATCCCCGCGACCAAGGCCGGTCTCCCGGCCATCACCGAGGTCATCGCCCAGGGCATCAGCGTCAACGTCACGCTGATCTTCTCCCTGGAGCGCTACCGCGAGGTCATGGACGCCTACCTGGCCGGTCTGGAGAAGGCCGCCGCGCAGGGCCTGGACCTGTCCGCCATCCACTCCGTGGCGTCCTTCTTCGTCTCCCGCGTCGACAGCGAGATCGACAAGCGGCTGACCGCGATCGGCACGGACGAGGCCCTCGCACTCAAGGGCAGGGCCGCGCTCGCCAACGCCCGTCTCGCCTACGAGGCCTATGAAGATGGGTTCGGCTCTGCCGGCAATTCGGCACGCGGGGGCGACCGCTGGACCGCCCTCACCGGCGCCAAGGCCAACAAGCAGCGCCCGCTGTGGGCCTCCACCGGCGTGAAGGACCCGGCGTACAAGTCCACCCTGTACGTGGATGAGCTGGTCGCGCCGGGCACTGTCAACACGATGCCCGAAGCCACGCTCGACGCCACCGCCGACCACGGCGATATCACCGGCGACACCGTCACCGGCGGATACGCGCAGGCCCGCGCCGACCTGGCCGCCGTGGAGGCGCTGGGGATCTCGTACGACGAGGTCGTCACCCGGTTGGAGGAAGAGGGCGTCACCAAGTTCGAGGTGGCGTGGCAGGACCTGTTGGACGCCGTCAAGAAGTCGCTCGGCAGCAAGGGAGCTGACGCAGAATGA
- the tkt gene encoding transketolase, with amino-acid sequence MSTQTPDSFEWTELDRRAVDTARLLAADAVQKVGNGHPGTAMSLAPAAYTIFQKVMRHDPADPEWTGRDRFVLSPGHTSLTLYTQLFLAGYELELDDLKAFRTQGSKTPGHPEYGHTAGVETTTGPLGQGVANAVGMAMAARYERGLFDPEAPEGESPFDHTIWAIVSDGDLQEGVSAEASSLAGHQKLGNLVFLYDDNHISIEGDTATAFSEDVLKRYEAYGWHVQRIEPALGGDIDVRALYTALKAAQAETERPSIIAMRTIIAWPAPNAQNTEASHGSALGADEIAATKRILGFAPERTFEVADEVLAHSRRALDRGAEAHAAWDKQLGTWRAANPERAQLFDRIVAGQLPEGWEDSLPVFEEGKSVATRAASGKVLQALGAVVPELWGGSADLAGSNNTTIDKASSFLPTGNPLPEADPYGRTIHFGIREFSMAAEMNGIALHGNTRIYGGTFLVFSDYMRNAVRMSALMQLPVTYVWTHDSIGLGEDGPTHQPVEHLASLRAIPGLNVVRPADANETAVAWAEILKRHSTGPAPHGLALTRQGVPTLPVNADVAKGGYVLQESSGETPEVILIATGSEVQLAVAARERLEADGIGTRVVSMPSVEWFEEQPREYRESVLPPAVKARVAVEAGIGLTWYRFVGDAGRIVSLEHFGASADAGTLFAEYGFTPENVAATARESLAAARG; translated from the coding sequence ATGAGCACGCAGACACCGGACAGCTTCGAATGGACCGAACTCGACCGGCGTGCCGTCGACACGGCCCGCCTCCTGGCGGCCGATGCCGTACAGAAGGTCGGGAACGGCCACCCGGGCACCGCGATGAGCCTCGCCCCGGCCGCCTACACGATCTTTCAGAAGGTGATGCGGCACGATCCGGCCGACCCCGAGTGGACCGGCCGTGACCGCTTCGTCCTCTCCCCCGGCCACACCTCGCTGACCCTCTACACCCAGCTCTTCCTCGCCGGGTACGAGCTGGAGCTCGACGACCTCAAGGCGTTCCGGACCCAGGGTTCGAAGACGCCGGGTCACCCCGAGTACGGGCACACCGCGGGTGTGGAGACCACCACCGGTCCGCTGGGGCAGGGTGTCGCCAACGCCGTCGGCATGGCGATGGCCGCCCGTTACGAGCGCGGCCTGTTCGACCCCGAGGCTCCGGAGGGCGAGTCCCCCTTCGATCACACCATCTGGGCGATCGTCTCCGACGGCGACCTGCAGGAGGGCGTCTCCGCCGAGGCCTCCTCCCTCGCCGGCCACCAGAAGCTCGGCAACCTGGTCTTCCTCTACGACGACAACCACATCTCCATCGAGGGCGACACGGCGACGGCCTTCTCCGAGGACGTGCTGAAGCGCTACGAGGCATACGGCTGGCACGTGCAGCGGATCGAGCCCGCGCTGGGCGGCGACATCGACGTCCGCGCGCTGTACACGGCGCTGAAGGCCGCGCAGGCCGAGACCGAGCGCCCCTCGATCATCGCGATGCGCACGATCATCGCCTGGCCCGCTCCGAACGCGCAGAACACCGAGGCCTCCCACGGCTCCGCCCTCGGCGCCGACGAGATCGCCGCCACCAAGCGCATCCTCGGCTTCGCCCCGGAGCGGACCTTCGAGGTCGCCGACGAGGTCCTCGCCCACTCCCGCCGCGCCCTCGACCGGGGCGCCGAGGCGCACGCGGCCTGGGACAAGCAGCTCGGCACATGGCGTGCCGCCAACCCCGAGCGGGCCCAGTTGTTCGACCGGATCGTCGCCGGACAGCTGCCCGAGGGCTGGGAGGACTCCCTGCCGGTCTTCGAGGAGGGCAAGTCGGTCGCCACCCGTGCCGCCTCCGGCAAGGTGCTCCAGGCGCTCGGCGCGGTCGTCCCGGAGCTGTGGGGGGGCTCGGCCGACCTGGCGGGCTCCAACAACACCACCATCGACAAGGCGAGTTCGTTCCTGCCGACGGGCAACCCGCTGCCCGAGGCCGACCCGTACGGCCGCACCATCCACTTCGGCATCCGCGAGTTCTCGATGGCCGCGGAGATGAACGGCATCGCCCTGCACGGCAACACCCGCATCTACGGGGGCACGTTCCTGGTGTTCTCCGACTACATGCGCAACGCGGTCCGCATGTCCGCCCTGATGCAGTTGCCGGTGACGTACGTCTGGACGCACGACTCCATCGGTCTCGGCGAGGACGGTCCGACCCACCAGCCGGTCGAGCACCTGGCCTCGCTGCGCGCGATCCCGGGCCTGAACGTCGTCCGTCCCGCCGACGCCAACGAGACCGCGGTCGCCTGGGCCGAGATCCTCAAGCGGCACTCCACCGGCCCGGCCCCGCACGGCCTCGCGCTCACGCGCCAGGGTGTGCCGACGCTCCCGGTCAACGCCGATGTGGCGAAGGGCGGTTACGTCCTCCAGGAGTCCTCCGGCGAGACGCCCGAGGTGATTCTCATCGCCACCGGTTCCGAGGTCCAGCTCGCCGTAGCCGCGCGGGAGCGGTTGGAGGCCGACGGGATCGGTACCCGGGTGGTGTCGATGCCGTCCGTGGAGTGGTTCGAGGAGCAGCCGCGCGAGTACCGCGAGAGTGTCCTGCCGCCGGCCGTGAAGGCGCGGGTCGCCGTCGAGGCCGGGATCGGACTCACCTGGTACCGGTTCGTCGGAGACGCGGGACGCATCGTCTCCCTGGAGCACTTCGGTGCCTCCGCCGACGCCGGGACCCTGTTCGCCGAGTACGGCTTCACCCCCGAGAACGTCGCCGCCACGGCCCGCGAATCGCTGGCCGCCGCCCGCGGTTGA